From a single Stackebrandtia endophytica genomic region:
- a CDS encoding stealth family protein, with product MSVAFVVTTAYQLFHYKNIAAHLSDVTAVLEVREQDFELTEEVIAKHLPGVAVETVSRERLKDLDGRFDAVVCQTPILPLEFFDSSYVIAQQYSLAKENYQYGVWRAQADLNLMYGDYSVGKVEGFSRAVAVGNPLLDPYFAQPTTRRGWSATERNRILYMPTYGSLSSMQSVLPVLRELDADITIKLHHAETLELDSLPAHISVVGAEDDPCVLLAEHDGVLSDFSGAAFDALYAGVPTVVCGTVDLNSKDLVRLSDSEREQSTLASLAGTWQPDRGAAALLEAFSTAEELQTGDEYEMFRKRFFINPGTAGEACAAQIRELIDTGRSEHFGSDQVRSTVRRYVTSNRQLKGKQPRPAATPAARSQPPSRRAIRRVRQIAARSDRLVRLARRVRRRVRERRQPEIVVNTSASLGAAPASRREAVLRLLTPFLTDGGIELARDNDRVGSDVAALAGDKRKLHRVLMAAAVEHPELMVRVGNQWQLVDTLPLSKLSFHDVTYADWLEIGTTAEHSNYAIGAMGYLTVLFVEHQKERNRYLAQKKVANRVDWTPLFTQTTTQTTGPIRVSGEVIQHAAGPIDVVYTWVDSADANWQRDRARFDAQTANASAANAERFIDRQELRYSLRALELFAPFVRDIYIVTAGQHPEWLAKDHPRVRVVSHREIFPDESMLPTFNSHAIEACLHRIPGLSENFLYFNDDVFVGQEVEASDFFTIAGQAKVRLSPSQYIYQGEPEADAIPTDWAAYNSLQLIAKDFDITFDRRVKHVPLVLKKSVLAEIEQRFPQEIERTRAARFRSVTDIAVPSMFAQYYGMAGGQAVEWPGARNEYVYLDTGRADSLDRFQQILQRPPKFFCLNTTRHTEVDLPTQAQNLAKFFTSAFPDPASWEVP from the coding sequence GTGAGTGTTGCTTTCGTGGTCACCACCGCGTATCAACTGTTCCATTACAAGAATATTGCGGCGCATCTGTCTGATGTAACCGCGGTACTTGAAGTGCGGGAACAGGATTTCGAGCTTACCGAAGAGGTCATTGCCAAACACCTCCCCGGGGTAGCCGTCGAAACCGTTTCCCGTGAGCGGTTGAAAGACCTCGACGGCCGCTTCGACGCCGTTGTGTGTCAAACCCCGATCCTGCCGCTGGAATTCTTTGATTCCAGTTACGTGATCGCGCAACAATACAGTTTGGCCAAAGAGAACTATCAATACGGCGTGTGGCGTGCACAGGCCGACCTCAACCTGATGTACGGGGACTACTCGGTCGGAAAGGTCGAGGGATTCAGCCGGGCGGTCGCGGTGGGCAACCCGTTGCTCGACCCCTACTTCGCGCAGCCGACGACCCGACGCGGATGGTCGGCCACCGAACGCAACCGCATCCTCTACATGCCGACCTACGGCTCGTTGTCCTCGATGCAGTCGGTGCTGCCGGTCCTGCGGGAGCTGGACGCCGACATCACGATCAAGCTTCACCACGCCGAGACCCTCGAACTGGACTCACTCCCGGCCCATATCAGTGTCGTCGGTGCCGAGGACGACCCGTGTGTGCTGTTGGCCGAGCACGACGGCGTCCTGAGCGACTTCTCCGGCGCGGCTTTCGACGCGCTGTACGCGGGTGTTCCGACGGTGGTGTGCGGCACCGTCGACCTCAACAGCAAGGATCTGGTCCGACTGTCCGATTCGGAGCGGGAGCAGTCGACCCTGGCGTCGTTGGCCGGCACCTGGCAGCCCGACCGGGGGGCCGCGGCCCTGTTGGAGGCATTCTCGACGGCCGAGGAACTGCAGACCGGCGACGAGTACGAGATGTTCCGGAAACGGTTCTTCATCAACCCCGGTACCGCCGGGGAGGCCTGCGCCGCCCAGATCCGTGAACTCATCGACACCGGCAGGAGCGAACACTTCGGCTCGGACCAGGTCCGTTCGACGGTTCGCCGCTACGTCACCTCCAATCGGCAACTCAAGGGCAAGCAGCCCCGCCCCGCCGCCACGCCGGCAGCCCGTTCACAACCACCCTCCCGGCGCGCGATCCGCCGGGTACGGCAGATCGCGGCGCGGTCGGACCGTCTGGTGAGGTTGGCGCGAAGAGTCAGACGCCGGGTGCGGGAACGGCGTCAACCCGAGATCGTCGTCAACACCTCGGCGTCGCTGGGCGCCGCGCCCGCCAGCCGCCGGGAGGCCGTGCTGCGGCTGCTGACCCCGTTCCTGACCGACGGCGGTATCGAACTGGCCCGCGACAACGACCGGGTCGGCTCCGACGTCGCCGCCCTGGCCGGTGACAAACGCAAACTTCATCGCGTGTTGATGGCCGCCGCCGTAGAACACCCCGAATTGATGGTGCGGGTCGGCAACCAGTGGCAATTGGTCGACACCCTGCCGTTGAGCAAACTCAGCTTCCACGACGTCACCTACGCCGACTGGCTCGAGATCGGTACCACCGCCGAACACAGCAACTACGCGATCGGTGCGATGGGGTACCTGACCGTCCTGTTCGTGGAGCACCAGAAGGAACGCAACCGGTACCTGGCTCAGAAGAAGGTCGCCAACCGGGTCGACTGGACCCCGCTGTTCACCCAGACCACCACGCAGACGACCGGGCCGATCCGGGTGTCCGGCGAGGTGATCCAGCACGCGGCCGGGCCGATCGACGTGGTCTACACCTGGGTGGACTCCGCCGATGCGAACTGGCAGCGCGATCGCGCCCGTTTCGACGCGCAGACCGCCAACGCCAGCGCCGCCAACGCGGAGCGGTTCATCGACCGGCAGGAACTGCGGTATTCGCTTCGCGCGTTGGAGCTGTTCGCGCCGTTCGTGCGTGACATCTACATCGTGACCGCCGGGCAACACCCCGAGTGGTTGGCCAAGGATCATCCCCGGGTGCGAGTGGTGTCGCACCGGGAGATCTTCCCCGACGAGTCGATGCTGCCGACGTTCAACTCACATGCCATCGAGGCGTGCCTGCACCGGATCCCGGGCCTGTCGGAGAACTTCCTGTACTTCAACGACGACGTATTCGTCGGTCAGGAGGTCGAGGCCTCCGATTTCTTCACCATCGCGGGCCAGGCGAAGGTGCGATTGTCTCCCTCGCAGTACATCTATCAGGGGGAGCCGGAGGCCGACGCGATTCCAACCGACTGGGCTGCCTACAACTCACTGCAGTTGATCGCCAAGGACTTTGACATCACTTTCGACCGGCGGGTCAAGCACGTTCCGCTGGTGTTGAAGAAGAGCGTGCTGGCCGAGATCGAACAGCGCTTCCCGCAGGAGATCGAGCGTACGCGGGCGGCTCGATTCCGGTCGGTGACCGATATCGCGGTGCCCAGCATGTTCGCGCAGTACTACGGCATGGCCGGCGGCCAGGCGGTGGAGTGGCCGGGTGCTCGCAACGAGTACGTCTACCTCGACACCGGTCGCGCCGACTCGCTCGACCGGTTCCAGCAGATTCTTCAACGGCCGCCGAAGTTCTTCTGCCTCAACACGACTCGCCACACCGAAGTGGATCTGCCGACGCAGGCGCAGAACCTGGCGAAGTTCTTCACCTCGGCGTTCCCCGATCCGGCGAGCTGGGAGGTTCCGTAG
- a CDS encoding tetratricopeptide repeat protein — MKIASVFRRLRSAPKYAYWHISVRLLRNQQSGPGAAKLGHALRQIGRWAEAEAAYRVALKSSREPAPSKRLELARASWSHELSVILSKQEKHEAAYRAARDACAADDTPLPHAWQLRCTAKKVESNVGIVLAGQQIRRSGICTATLLWELAEAYTALSHWAEAKEALTSYVRIKPNDAEAQLRLGRICALIAKWRGTFTGPVDGGREALVFTPIPETARESDLSVVTCRKAALKAFVQATTLKPRRIRWRSGLADAHAAVGDLEKCIAAYEEALGMAEKAKGTWTFAVKHRWQYKIESARASLGEARVEDPHFDCAVTVPEPVPAPTAGRIPGLFFAQITYSGLHLSGLVSAVDCQELTISLDGVPIRRVKVDNSEILGTFVYAAGRNALPYFPVTADITVTTADGQPLQAAAGGDLMRLSIPHGDGSAMKFARSGHTLDKKGGIPYTSEQTRDRQDRYLRTYARVREFFETELDKSLFLIYGTLLGYHREGDFIKGDDDFDGGWISAHSEPQQVKAEAFDIIVELVKAGFVVSFNRRGRLLRVQLAEEVDEQDMHLDLHPIWFRNGNVWLHNNCSFPATREDFLPVTTGKLRDIEVAVPAATEKFLRNQYGASWNVPDPGFTYHDSDVHPSVLRHLSEALITIPEYRDLADRVKRETAGNPDAGRFFSVGSQEFYPLGRFIG, encoded by the coding sequence GTGAAGATCGCCTCTGTGTTTCGGCGCCTCCGATCGGCCCCCAAGTACGCCTACTGGCACATTTCGGTTCGGTTGTTGCGCAACCAGCAGTCCGGGCCGGGTGCGGCCAAGCTCGGTCACGCGCTACGACAGATCGGAAGGTGGGCCGAGGCTGAGGCCGCCTACCGGGTAGCGCTGAAGTCGAGCAGGGAACCCGCGCCCTCGAAACGCCTTGAACTGGCCAGAGCCAGTTGGTCCCACGAGCTCAGCGTTATTCTCTCCAAACAGGAGAAACACGAGGCGGCATACCGCGCCGCCCGGGACGCCTGCGCGGCTGATGACACACCACTACCTCACGCGTGGCAACTGCGCTGCACCGCCAAGAAAGTCGAAAGCAATGTCGGAATCGTGCTCGCCGGTCAACAGATCCGTCGTTCCGGCATATGCACGGCCACACTGTTGTGGGAGCTGGCCGAGGCGTACACCGCCTTGAGCCATTGGGCAGAGGCGAAGGAAGCCCTGACCAGCTACGTACGGATCAAGCCCAACGATGCGGAAGCACAACTGAGATTGGGCCGGATCTGTGCGCTGATCGCCAAATGGCGCGGCACCTTCACCGGCCCGGTGGATGGCGGCCGGGAAGCGCTGGTGTTCACTCCCATTCCGGAAACCGCCAGGGAATCCGATCTCAGCGTCGTCACATGCCGGAAGGCGGCGTTGAAGGCCTTCGTCCAAGCCACAACCCTCAAACCACGTCGCATCCGGTGGCGGTCCGGCTTGGCGGACGCGCATGCTGCGGTAGGAGACCTCGAAAAATGCATAGCGGCCTACGAGGAAGCACTCGGGATGGCCGAGAAGGCCAAAGGCACCTGGACCTTCGCAGTCAAACACCGCTGGCAATACAAGATCGAGTCCGCACGTGCCAGCCTCGGTGAGGCTCGAGTCGAGGACCCACACTTCGACTGCGCCGTAACAGTTCCCGAACCGGTACCCGCGCCGACGGCGGGGAGGATCCCCGGCCTGTTCTTCGCCCAGATCACCTACTCGGGGTTGCATCTTTCAGGGCTTGTGTCTGCCGTGGATTGTCAGGAACTGACCATCTCACTCGACGGCGTGCCGATTCGTCGAGTGAAGGTCGATAATTCGGAGATCCTGGGAACTTTCGTCTACGCGGCCGGGCGCAACGCACTGCCGTATTTTCCCGTAACCGCCGACATCACCGTGACCACGGCCGATGGACAGCCACTGCAGGCTGCCGCCGGCGGCGACCTGATGCGATTGAGCATCCCGCACGGCGACGGGTCGGCCATGAAGTTCGCCAGGTCGGGGCACACCCTGGACAAGAAGGGGGGCATCCCGTATACGTCCGAGCAGACCCGTGACCGCCAGGATCGGTACCTGCGGACCTACGCACGGGTTCGCGAGTTCTTCGAAACCGAACTGGACAAGTCGCTGTTTCTGATCTACGGCACGTTGTTGGGCTATCACCGAGAGGGCGATTTCATCAAGGGCGACGATGATTTCGACGGTGGCTGGATCAGCGCCCACTCCGAACCCCAACAGGTCAAGGCCGAGGCCTTTGACATCATCGTGGAGTTGGTCAAGGCCGGCTTCGTGGTCAGCTTCAACCGACGTGGCCGCCTGCTACGGGTGCAGTTGGCCGAGGAGGTCGATGAGCAGGACATGCACTTGGACCTGCATCCCATCTGGTTCCGAAACGGCAACGTTTGGCTGCACAACAATTGTTCGTTCCCGGCGACGAGAGAAGACTTCCTTCCCGTCACCACGGGGAAACTGCGGGACATCGAGGTCGCAGTCCCCGCCGCCACCGAGAAATTCCTACGCAACCAATATGGGGCCAGCTGGAATGTTCCCGACCCCGGTTTCACGTACCACGACTCCGACGTCCACCCGTCGGTGCTACGACACCTGTCGGAAGCGCTGATCACGATTCCGGAGTATCGAGACCTGGCGGATCGGGTGAAGCGGGAGACCGCGGGTAATCCCGATGCAGGCCGATTCTTCTCCGTTGGTTCGCAGGAGTTCTATCCACTTGGACGTTTCATCGGCTGA
- a CDS encoding phosphonoacetaldehyde reductase codes for MLPADRNIRFSDHAILETAQLAEELGVARVLLVCGKHAFVASGAAECLPELVRVAAVRRWSDFRANTDVVDLIDGLRLVEEFQPDLILGVGGGSAMDMAKLLCAYQGITDEDRLHEAIRDGAPVTDRRLKLVLSPTTSGSGSEATHFAVVYIGDQKYSIAGPAMLPDIVVLDPALTTSATPYQRATSGIDAVAQAVESLWSVGGTEASRGFAQQALAELIPALPDFVKTGSAESARQMALGSHLAGRAIDVSKTTAAHALSYGITKTYGLPHGHAVALTLGGFIAAHADATDDRLQTAISPQQHRDAMAKILAAWGADSAREARDGFHKLAEGIGLSMDLVQAGVTTRQQVAELVSKVNLERLGNNPVRFTREQLEDLVFRS; via the coding sequence GTGCTGCCCGCCGACCGGAACATCCGTTTCAGTGACCACGCGATCCTGGAGACCGCGCAGCTCGCCGAAGAACTCGGCGTCGCCCGGGTCCTGTTGGTGTGTGGAAAGCATGCGTTCGTCGCCTCCGGCGCTGCGGAGTGCCTGCCGGAACTGGTCAGGGTGGCGGCGGTGCGTCGGTGGAGCGACTTTCGCGCCAACACCGATGTGGTCGACCTGATCGACGGACTTCGCCTGGTCGAGGAGTTCCAGCCGGATCTCATTCTGGGTGTCGGTGGTGGCAGCGCCATGGACATGGCGAAACTGCTGTGCGCCTATCAGGGCATCACCGATGAGGACCGACTGCACGAGGCGATCCGTGACGGAGCACCGGTCACCGATCGTCGGTTGAAGCTCGTGTTGTCGCCGACGACCTCGGGCTCGGGCTCGGAGGCCACCCACTTCGCCGTGGTCTACATCGGCGACCAGAAGTACTCGATCGCCGGACCGGCCATGCTGCCCGACATCGTGGTCCTCGACCCGGCGTTGACGACCTCGGCCACCCCCTACCAGCGCGCCACCTCCGGGATCGACGCGGTCGCACAGGCCGTGGAGAGCCTCTGGTCGGTGGGCGGAACCGAGGCCAGTCGCGGCTTCGCGCAGCAGGCGTTGGCCGAGCTGATCCCGGCGCTGCCGGACTTCGTGAAAACCGGTTCCGCCGAATCGGCACGGCAGATGGCGCTCGGATCGCACCTGGCGGGCCGCGCCATCGACGTCTCGAAGACGACGGCGGCGCACGCCTTGTCGTATGGGATCACCAAAACCTACGGTCTTCCGCATGGTCACGCGGTCGCATTGACGCTGGGCGGATTCATTGCCGCCCATGCGGATGCCACGGACGACCGGTTGCAGACCGCGATTTCACCGCAGCAGCATCGGGACGCCATGGCGAAGATCCTGGCGGCCTGGGGCGCAGATAGTGCGCGTGAAGCGCGGGACGGGTTCCATAAGTTGGCCGAAGGTATCGGGCTATCGATGGATCTCGTACAAGCCGGTGTGACCACTCGTCAACAGGTTGCCGAGTTGGTGTCGAAGGTTAATCTGGAACGACTGGGGAACAACCCGGTGCGTTTCACCCGTGAGCAGCTTGAGGATCTGGTGTTTCGATCTTAG
- a CDS encoding MCE family protein, translating to MAKRSTGPGTLGSGVRLGVFALVTTLALVLLTDALGGIRLTGGNGYRALFSDATGLLVGDDVRIAGVKVGEVSAIELRQDGKSAPVAEVEFTLDGDREIPAGVEVAIRYRNMVGQRYVALTRSSETMTGPSLQPGDTIGLEQTTPALDLTVLLNGFKPLFAALSPEEVNQLSFEIIQVFQGEGSTIEGILSHTASLTSTLAAHDETIGQVIDNLNAVLGTVAEREDALDTSIVKLQEFITGLSDDRDALGEALVSISTLTGQTASLVDEARGPLAADVSALEVLAGNLNANAEAIETTLTRLPVTYSSLTPTGSYGSWFNFFLCGMDGQVVLGENVSNPVTLQSPFARCQP from the coding sequence GTGGCCAAGAGGTCCACCGGTCCCGGCACACTGGGCTCAGGCGTTCGGCTGGGTGTCTTCGCGTTGGTGACGACATTGGCGCTGGTCCTGCTGACCGATGCGTTGGGCGGCATTCGATTGACCGGTGGAAACGGATATCGTGCCCTGTTCTCCGACGCCACCGGTCTTCTGGTGGGCGACGACGTCCGGATCGCCGGCGTGAAGGTCGGCGAGGTCAGCGCGATCGAACTTCGGCAGGACGGCAAGTCCGCGCCGGTGGCCGAGGTCGAGTTCACCCTGGACGGCGACCGGGAGATCCCCGCCGGGGTCGAGGTGGCGATTCGCTACCGCAACATGGTCGGACAGCGGTATGTCGCGCTGACTCGATCCAGCGAGACCATGACCGGCCCGAGCCTTCAACCCGGTGACACCATCGGCCTGGAACAGACCACCCCCGCGTTGGACCTCACGGTGCTGCTCAACGGATTCAAACCGTTGTTCGCGGCACTGAGCCCCGAAGAGGTCAATCAACTGTCCTTTGAGATCATCCAGGTGTTTCAGGGTGAGGGCTCCACGATCGAGGGGATCCTGTCCCACACCGCCTCACTGACCTCCACACTGGCCGCACACGACGAGACCATCGGCCAGGTCATCGACAACCTGAACGCCGTCCTGGGTACCGTCGCCGAACGCGAAGACGCCCTCGACACCTCGATCGTGAAGCTCCAGGAGTTCATCACCGGGCTCTCCGACGACCGCGACGCCCTGGGCGAGGCACTGGTGTCCATCTCCACGTTGACCGGGCAGACCGCGTCGCTGGTCGACGAGGCCCGCGGCCCGCTGGCCGCCGACGTATCGGCGCTGGAAGTGTTGGCCGGCAACCTCAACGCCAACGCCGAGGCGATCGAGACCACCCTGACCCGACTGCCGGTCACCTACTCCTCCTTGACACCCACCGGCTCATACGGCTCCTGGTTCAACTTCTTCCTGTGTGGAATGGACGGTCAGGTCGTCCTGGGAGAGAACGTCTCCAACCCGGTGACACTGCAGTCCCCGTTCGCGCGGTGCCAGCCATGA
- a CDS encoding tetratricopeptide repeat protein, translated as MLEVSTRWAQSVDPDAGIVVFRRGLVAEKKAGDFDAATALYLRAVQTEPYQFPWYRQFAEAVRVSAGIEAQLTAYDDAVKQGMGLPAMWDVLRASAYEASGRNEEAIAEYRRIIAMPGLRLGVAPWMYIAGACERLLDHPAGVRALQIAVREDGDDVSARRALAAALGGIGEWEEAEKHYRTLVDNGQPNLAVRYSWAINAEREYRTPFQLHTDLESSSTVPRDRSEGRAKEAFNTAVSLMHHLLDASPHRIRTAHRLGRLYEAAGMLQEAASAYTEGLRRLASIDEAWVHKAVIDWQFRLDYVKHQMSTSLSDDVRMARTVIPGPQPEHPHKVIGFYEGHLINRGLSISGFVLNRDVDSVELQIDGVRVKEVVVDARSWMPGFKFLITNDTLRLLNPQSQLTIGVGAERLQTQGGAEYLRLDVPDGEGGLFDRLSSGASISKKGVLSRSRSGADHRLRYLDVYGRVNRDFRDLTGRNLVLLYGTLLGCYRDGRFIDGDDDFDIGFMSDGTDPDSLKKDCLRIMLGLIDRGYDVSLALDGRMFKIHLDGMTLDVNPLWFFEDRVWGFQGHAITPDAIEPSIEMEFEGSVVHIPANSEALLADNYGPTWRKPEPGFRYYRSDHDLKVLQRGRLVPSEVRALRTRVAKVRRANPSAGDFVGFSDPEDLAFG; from the coding sequence TTGCTGGAGGTCAGCACTCGTTGGGCACAGTCGGTTGATCCCGATGCCGGGATCGTCGTCTTTCGTCGAGGACTGGTCGCGGAGAAGAAGGCGGGGGACTTCGACGCCGCAACGGCCCTCTACCTGCGTGCGGTGCAGACCGAGCCGTATCAGTTCCCGTGGTACCGGCAGTTCGCCGAAGCCGTTCGTGTGAGTGCGGGGATCGAGGCGCAGCTGACCGCGTATGACGATGCGGTGAAGCAGGGCATGGGTCTTCCTGCCATGTGGGACGTGCTGCGGGCGAGCGCCTATGAGGCGAGCGGTCGAAACGAGGAGGCGATCGCCGAGTATCGACGGATCATCGCGATGCCCGGTCTGCGACTGGGCGTGGCCCCGTGGATGTATATCGCCGGTGCCTGCGAACGCCTTCTCGACCACCCGGCAGGTGTTCGCGCGTTGCAGATCGCGGTACGGGAGGATGGCGACGATGTGTCGGCCCGGCGGGCGCTTGCGGCGGCGCTCGGGGGGATCGGCGAATGGGAGGAGGCCGAGAAGCATTACCGTACCTTGGTCGATAATGGACAGCCGAACCTGGCGGTACGCTATTCTTGGGCGATCAACGCCGAACGGGAGTACCGGACGCCGTTTCAACTGCACACCGACCTGGAATCGTCGTCGACGGTTCCACGCGACCGCAGTGAGGGGCGTGCCAAAGAGGCGTTCAACACCGCGGTATCCCTGATGCACCATCTGCTTGACGCGTCGCCACATCGAATTCGAACCGCGCATCGTCTCGGCCGACTATACGAAGCGGCCGGAATGCTGCAGGAAGCCGCTTCGGCTTATACCGAGGGCCTGCGACGACTGGCTTCCATCGATGAGGCGTGGGTACATAAAGCGGTCATCGATTGGCAGTTCAGGCTCGACTATGTGAAGCATCAGATGTCGACATCTCTGAGCGATGACGTCCGCATGGCTCGCACCGTGATTCCCGGTCCCCAGCCGGAACACCCTCACAAGGTCATCGGCTTCTATGAAGGACACCTCATCAATCGTGGCCTCAGTATCAGTGGGTTCGTGCTGAACCGGGATGTCGATTCCGTCGAGCTTCAGATCGACGGTGTCCGTGTCAAGGAGGTCGTCGTTGACGCACGTAGCTGGATGCCCGGCTTCAAATTCCTGATCACCAATGACACGCTGCGGTTGTTGAATCCGCAGAGCCAGTTGACCATCGGGGTGGGTGCAGAACGGCTTCAAACCCAGGGTGGCGCGGAATACCTGCGATTGGACGTGCCCGACGGTGAGGGGGGACTGTTCGATCGATTGTCCTCCGGGGCGAGCATCAGCAAGAAGGGCGTGCTGAGCCGGTCGAGAAGCGGGGCCGACCATCGTCTCCGCTATCTCGATGTGTACGGCAGGGTGAACCGGGACTTCCGTGACCTGACGGGACGAAACCTGGTGCTGCTTTATGGAACACTGTTGGGCTGCTACCGAGACGGCCGTTTCATTGACGGCGACGATGACTTCGACATCGGTTTCATGTCCGACGGAACCGATCCGGATAGCCTGAAGAAAGACTGCCTACGGATCATGTTGGGTCTCATAGACCGTGGATATGATGTGAGTCTTGCCCTGGATGGACGAATGTTCAAGATCCATCTCGACGGTATGACACTCGACGTCAATCCCCTGTGGTTCTTCGAAGATCGAGTGTGGGGTTTCCAAGGTCATGCGATCACGCCCGATGCGATCGAACCGTCGATTGAGATGGAGTTCGAGGGATCGGTGGTCCACATTCCCGCCAATAGTGAAGCCCTCCTCGCGGACAACTACGGACCGACATGGCGTAAGCCGGAGCCCGGGTTCCGTTACTACCGAAGCGACCACGACCTGAAGGTGCTTCAACGTGGTCGGCTGGTTCCCAGCGAGGTCCGCGCCCTCAGGACCCGAGTCGCCAAGGTCCGACGTGCCAACCCGTCCGCCGGTGACTTCGTCGGGTTCAGCGACCCCGAGGACCTCGCGTTCGGATAG
- a CDS encoding GT-D fold domain-containing glycosyltransferase yields the protein MSLRSSWRSVMRLRHELSQAVTTLGAIRTEMARRNELDSRSDDLRAIREELRLHRRYYEIARHWMLDSVMREISEVTDRCQLDFAATLHHLIDRRVNFARFGDGEFRLMLRPDHNTRFQVGDPQLRTQLRRVFTLDGYDPDRVLVGFPHPYRKNLHWCGVWMDVWPDLRELMPAEPVLGNSHVTRPIFFQQLREEGVKLWRQVWEGRRVTVVTGEGSRFNLPDELFDNVESIDMLYSLPENAFEDLPRMVDTIGELDTDLVLIALGPAGTVLSAQLSCHDIWAVDVGHISNSWQTIYQDAPMPERLETVRSE from the coding sequence GTGAGTCTGCGATCCAGCTGGCGCAGCGTGATGCGGCTCCGCCACGAACTGAGCCAAGCGGTCACCACATTGGGTGCCATTCGGACGGAGATGGCCCGGCGTAACGAGCTCGACTCGCGTTCGGATGATCTGCGCGCGATTCGGGAGGAGTTGCGGCTGCACCGCCGCTACTACGAGATCGCCCGGCACTGGATGCTCGACTCGGTGATGCGGGAGATCTCCGAGGTCACCGACCGCTGTCAACTCGACTTCGCCGCGACCCTGCACCATCTGATCGATCGGCGCGTCAACTTCGCCCGGTTCGGCGACGGTGAGTTTCGGCTGATGCTGCGTCCCGACCACAACACCCGGTTCCAAGTGGGCGACCCGCAACTGCGGACACAGTTGCGGCGGGTCTTCACCCTGGACGGATATGACCCCGATCGGGTGCTGGTCGGTTTCCCGCATCCGTACCGGAAGAACCTTCACTGGTGTGGTGTGTGGATGGACGTGTGGCCCGACTTGCGAGAGCTGATGCCGGCCGAGCCCGTTCTGGGCAACAGTCACGTCACCCGGCCCATCTTCTTCCAGCAGTTGCGCGAGGAGGGCGTCAAACTGTGGCGTCAGGTGTGGGAGGGGCGGCGCGTCACCGTGGTCACCGGAGAGGGGTCCCGGTTCAATTTGCCCGATGAGCTGTTCGACAACGTCGAGTCCATCGACATGCTGTACTCGTTGCCGGAGAACGCATTCGAGGATCTGCCCCGGATGGTCGACACGATCGGTGAGTTGGACACCGACCTGGTGCTGATCGCGCTGGGCCCGGCGGGGACGGTGTTGTCGGCTCAACTGTCCTGTCACGACATCTGGGCCGTCGACGTCGGACACATCTCCAACAGTTGGCAGACGATTTATCAGGACGCACCGATGCCCGAGCGACTGGAGACGGTCCGTTCGGAGTGA
- the aepY gene encoding phosphonopyruvate decarboxylase yields the protein MSIDPKRFCDHLTAQGVSLYTGVPDSLLKQLGSHIMASLPREQHVITANEGAAVGLAIGHYLRTKTPAVVYMQNSGFGNVVNPLLSLADADVYGIPMLVVVGWRGQPGVKDEPQHVKQGRVQRELVEGMDLPWSILPHDPDEAEKLVEEALAEAVEKSSPYVLLVEKGTFSDAAKLPKEESSLPSREDALIALTQSVGNDAAIVSTTGMLSRELFEYRVNNQLNGDRDFLTVGGMGHASSIALGVAKADHDREVWCFDGDGALLMHLGSLAVIADHAPDNYFHVVFNNGVHDSVGGQPTSIDKVDIPAMAKAMGYRHAEATSDLESLSQAVARLRAAGGPSLLELKVKPGNRADIGRPTRTPAESKAAFMAALDDQRS from the coding sequence GTGAGCATCGACCCCAAACGGTTCTGCGACCACCTGACGGCGCAGGGCGTCTCGCTGTACACCGGTGTCCCCGACAGCCTCCTCAAGCAGCTGGGCAGCCACATCATGGCGAGCCTGCCGCGTGAACAGCACGTCATCACCGCCAACGAAGGTGCCGCCGTGGGCTTGGCCATCGGCCACTACCTGCGCACCAAGACCCCGGCCGTGGTGTACATGCAGAACTCCGGTTTCGGCAACGTCGTCAACCCGCTGCTGAGCCTGGCCGACGCCGACGTCTACGGCATTCCGATGCTGGTCGTCGTCGGGTGGCGCGGCCAGCCCGGTGTCAAGGACGAACCGCAGCACGTCAAGCAGGGCCGGGTTCAGCGTGAACTCGTCGAAGGCATGGACCTTCCCTGGTCGATCCTGCCGCACGACCCCGACGAAGCCGAGAAGCTCGTCGAGGAGGCTCTCGCCGAAGCGGTGGAGAAGTCCAGCCCGTACGTTCTGCTGGTGGAGAAGGGCACCTTCTCCGACGCGGCGAAACTGCCGAAGGAGGAGTCGTCGCTGCCGTCTCGGGAGGACGCGTTGATCGCGTTGACCCAGTCGGTCGGCAACGACGCCGCGATCGTGTCGACCACCGGGATGCTGAGCCGGGAACTGTTCGAGTACCGGGTCAACAACCAGCTCAACGGTGACCGCGACTTCCTGACCGTTGGCGGCATGGGCCACGCCAGCTCGATCGCGCTGGGTGTCGCCAAGGCCGACCACGACCGTGAGGTCTGGTGCTTCGACGGTGACGGCGCACTGCTGATGCACCTGGGCAGTCTCGCGGTGATCGCCGATCACGCGCCGGACAACTACTTCCACGTCGTGTTCAACAACGGCGTCCACGACAGCGTCGGCGGCCAGCCGACGTCGATTGACAAAGTGGACATTCCGGCGATGGCCAAGGCGATGGGGTATCGACATGCCGAGGCCACCAGTGACCTGGAATCGTTGTCACAGGCGGTCGCGCGGCTGCGCGCCGCCGGCGGCCCCTCGCTGCTGGAGTTGAAGGTCAAACCGGGTAATCGTGCCGACATCGGCCGGCCCACCCGGACTCCGGCGGAGAGCAAGGCCGCGTTCATGGCCGCTTTGGACGATCAGCGAAGCTGA